The Echeneis naucrates chromosome 10, fEcheNa1.1, whole genome shotgun sequence genome has a window encoding:
- the maml1 gene encoding mastermind-like protein 1 produces the protein MMADFVTPRHSAVMERLRRRIELFRQHHNSCESRYENATLERLELERQQTFALHQRCLQAKAKRSNKHRQPQPSGDQAGQRAPGGGGAELGESGATAAEQSRNSTLIALQETVKRKLESAGSPLGRDQVNGFTDSFPPSKKACLDNGTTNGSPLDSKLGISDSLSSNGMHGATGEPVDSGEPGSDFHRKEMKQEPDDILPIMPPSGGGNNSLFPDLNLNEQEWTELMEELNCSVPYEDIQDILNDGFEDRKDPLELAPTPGVGAVGGGAGSGGGVQSSQGLLPPDLVSVKAEFSPASVAFEQDSRTGSPHVRSNSSGPPPHPTSSPVASSSASSPAVALSQPAPPPRQLQPPPNHLLPPGPPVPKDLSPAQQLQQLAAQQQRAQHLHGQMQHKQPQPGAKFHNQGPHTHPPPWPQMANTSQTPLGAAFGMDKPTSPSLYSQDFNPNAQKQLLMPGQPNKGSPKAGAASYMPGPGGHPNMMGHAPSGPPLSHPPAPGAQAPAAMLNYSNTKPLSHFEAGPGPPRPLNTQNKAALISLLRQQQIKQKNMNYRQHIPHTQDQNNYPAPPHGPGPANTMAPAPGNNGIAAQPGANPMTSNHGNAAYLSSQAVLKQQQQHQQQILEQQKQQQYLQRQQLMAEQVSYTCTWEVRV, from the exons ATGATGGCGGATTTTGTTACACCGCGACACAGCGCGGTGATGGAGAGGCTCCGACGGAGGATCGAGCTCTTCCGGCAGCATCACAACAGCTGCGAGAGCCGCTACGAGAACGCGACCCTGGAGCGCCTGGAGCTGGAGAGGCAGCAGACCTTCGCCCTGCACCAGCGCTGCCTGCAGGCCAAAGCCAAGAGGTCCAACAAGCACCGGCAGCCCCAGCCCAGCGGCGACCAGGCCGGCCAGAGAGCTCCGGGCGGTGGAGGCGCTGAGCTCGGGGAGAGCGGAGCGACGGCGGCGGAGCAGAGCCGGAACAGCACCCTGATAGCG ctgcaggagacGGTGAAGAGGAAGCTGGAAAGTGCTGGTTCTCCTCTGGGCAGAGACCAGGTCAACGGCTTCACTGACAGTTTCCCCCCCAGCAAGAAGGCCTGTCTGGACAACGGCACCACCAACGGCTCCCCCTTGGACTCCAAGCTGGGAATCAGCGACTCTCTGAGCTCCAACGGCATGCACGGAGCCACGGGTGAGCCGGTGGACAGTGGTGAGCCAGGTTCAGACTTTCATCGTAAGGAGATGAAGCAGGAGCCAGACGACATCCTGCCCATCATGCCTCCGTCAGGGGGGGGCAACAACAGCCTGTTTCCCGACCTGAACCTCAACGAGCAGGAGTGGACGGAGTtgatggaggagctgaactGCTCTGTGCCCTACGAGGATATCCAGGACATCCTCAATGATGGCTTTGAGGACCGAAAAGATCCGCTGGAGCTAGCTCCTACTCCTGGGGTGGGGGCtgtgggaggaggagcaggaagtggCGGGGGAGTCCAATCATCCCAGGGCCTCCTTCCTCCAGATCTGGTGAGTGTGAAGGCTGAGTTCTCCCCGGCGTCGGTAGCTTTTGAGCAGGACTCTCGAACCGGCTCCCCCCATGTCCGATCCAACTCATCTGGGCCGCCACCCCACCCCACCAGCTCCCCCGTTGCCTCCTCTTCCGCCTCCTCTCCGGCTGTGGCATTGTCCCAGCCGGCTCCTCCCCCCAGGCAACTACAGCCTCCCCCAAACCACCTCCTTCCGCCTGGGCCCCCGGTGCCCAAAGACCTTTCCCCCgcccagcagctccagcagctggcAGCCCAGCAGCAGCGGGCCCAGCACCTCCACGGGCAGatgcagcacaaacagccaCAGCCAGGGGCCAAGTTCCACAACCAGGGTCCGCACACCCACCCCCCTCCATGGCCCCAGATGGCCAACACCTCTCAGACCCCTCTAGGGGCCGCATTTGGTATGGACAAGCCCACGAGCCCCTCCCTCTACTCCCAGGACTTTAACCCCAACGCCCAGAAACAGTTGCTGATGCCTGGTCAGCCCAACAAGGGCTCACCTAAGGCGGGGGCTGCCAGCTACATGCCAGGGCCTGGTGGGCACCCCAATATGATGGGTCATGCACCGTCAGGACCACCCCTCAGTCACCCACCAGCCCCAGGAGCTCAGGCACCGGCTGCCATGCTGAACTACAGCAATACAAAACCCCTGTCGCACTTCGAGGCGGGACCCGGACCCCCAAggcccctcaacacccagaaCAAGGCGGCTCTTATCAGCCTGCTCAGACAACAGCAGATTAAACAGAAGAACATGAACTACCGACAAcacatcccacacacacag GACCAGAACAACTACCCCGCTCCTCCTCATGGCCCAGGACCCGCCAACACTATGGCGCCTGCACCAGGAAACAACGGCATAGCGGCACAGCCTGGGGCCAACCCAATGACAAGTAACCATGGAAATGCAGCATACCTGAGCAGCCAGGCGGTGCtaaagcagcaacagcagcatcaacagcagatcctggagcagcagaaacagcagcagtaccttcagaggcagcagctcaTGGCTGAACAGGTGAGTTACACCTGCACCTGGGAGGTTAGGGTTTAA